caatgccaatcactctctccatgaagaactttctcctaacatccagcctagacctaccctgccacaacttgagactgtgtccccttgttctattgctggttgcctgggagaagaagatgAAGGTCTTTGTTCTTCACCATATTGACCTTATCCCTGTAGAATTTCCACTAACTGCAAGTCAACAAAGTTTTCCTAGTAACCCCAGGGGGGGTAAATCAGTATTTTTCCCCTCCAGGGTATTTCTATTTTACTCAATGTATTAAAATCATGCAACTTACTCCAGCTCCATTCTGTTCAGCTtcaaagagaagagcagagattgCATTatcccagctgcaggtgggacAAACTGCAGGGAATTCTTTGCTGGAAGGACACCAAATCTATAGGAATAAGTGTGTGAGGCTTCAAGTGAATTTAGTTAACTTTATGGAATAACACTCAGCTTCCTTTGGAAAGTCACTCCACTGCTTTCCTTTGCTACTGgaagacaaaagcagcagaggaaaaactCTATGTCCAAGTTTTCAACATCTCCTCAGAGCATTGGAATTTTGTTATTTGCTTGTCAGGTGTAAAATTCATTATCACTTAAAAAATGAGCCTTAAATTCATATTGTATCTGAGAAGGAAACTTGACATCATAGCCTCAGAAGGGCCTGTTGTTACAGGGTGGGGGaggatggttttaaactgaaagagggagatttaggctagatATAAGCTAGATTGAGACTAGATttagggcagcaaggctggggaggggcctggagcacagccctgtgaggagaggctgagggagctgggggtgtgcagcctgcagcagaggaggctcagggcagagctcattgctagctacaactacctgaagggaggttgtagccaggtggggttgggctcttctgccaggcaagcagcaacagaacaaggggacacagtgtgaagctgtgccagggcaggtctaggttggatgttaggaggaagttgttggcagagagagtgattggcattggaatgggctgcccagggaggtggtggagtctgtgtgcctggaggtgttgaagccaagcctggctggggcacttagtgccatggtctggttgactggatggggctgagtTGCACTGggtatcttggaggtctcttccaacctgggtgattctatgattgtattctAGATATAAGGAAGCCATTTTCACACTGAGGATGGTAAGAGGCTGCCCCAgcttgcccacagaggtggcagattccccatccctggcaccactgcaggcctggctggatggggctctgagcaacctgctctggctgccagcatcccagccccttctgtgattctacccctGTCACTCTTCGCCTATCGCCTGCCGAGGTCCCGCTGCGTGGAGTGCACTACCTCGCTGCAGCCCCTGccgctgctctccagacacagtAAGCGGCCCCCGAGGGTCACTGCCAGGCTTGCCGCCGAGGGAGGCccttccctgccaccctgcaggCGGCCGCGCCCGGGCCCTCCCTGCTCGGCCAGGCCTGCGGCTGGCAGCGCTCACCGGTGCCGCTGCTGGCGCAGGAGGCCGGACCGAACCGCCGCAGCCGGCCGAGGGACGGCCGCGACCGAGGCCCCGGGTCCGCCCCAGCGGCGCGGCCTGTGCGCgctcccgccccgccccgcccgcggCCGTGCGCGTAGCCGGGCGGGGCCGCCGGAAGTCGCCGCAGCACCGGGAAGGGGCTCAGCGCCGGCCCTCAGCTCCGCTCCTCGCCGTTCCCCTCCGCCGGGCCGGCCGGAGCGAGCGCCGCGGAGCCGCCGCCATGTCCAACATGGAGAGTATCCTCGGATCCGGGTGCCGTTCGTGTGGCCCTGCCGTGGCGCCCCTCAGCCTTCGGTACCGCGGCCGATCCCGGCCGCTGTGGGTGTACCGGGGCTGGCGGCAGAGGCCCGGCGGCTGTCAGGCCCTGTGGGGTGGGGATCGCGGCCTGGGCTGGCCTGGGCTGTGTGCGGCGCGGAGCCTGGGCTTGGTGCGGGCCCAGCCGAGCGGGGAGCTGGTGCCTCTGGGCCCGGTGCCTGGGCTGGAGCGGGTGGGGCGGGCGTGGGGCTGCTCCGCCCCGGCAGGAGCCCCCGAGACGCGACGGGATGCGGTGGGAAGGAGGAAGTGAAGTTCTTCCCTCACCGACGTGGTCAGGGGGGAGGCAGCGAAGCAGCCTGGCGGCTTTGTTTTGGTTCGGATAGccttgtgcagcagcagggtttGGGTGGCGGTGTCGGTGTGACACCGACAGGGGCTCCGATGCCTGGATTTGGGGACTGCCTTCCTCGTGTGGGTGGAGAAGGGAATGGGAAGATCAGTGTCGTTTTCCAGGGCAAGATCAGCGAACCTCAGCTgggggagcaggagaaggaaggcaGCATCCCATCCGCACTTCCAAAGAGCTGTGGTATATGGAGGGCTGACCCATTTCTTGAGACAGAAAAAGCAATTTAAAGCATAGAGCAGTGAAAATTGTCACTGGAGCATCTGACATGCCACACATCCAGCACTGTTTATAGACTGGATTGATGTCAGCAAGGATGACTTGTCAGCTGTCCCCCCTAACAGTGGCCACTGTCAGCTGGACAGACTGGGCTGTGTTTCTTGGTGTTACACACTGAAAAAACGCTTATGAGCAAACTTAAACCTCCTTGGTTTATAAAACTTAATGCACAGGGGCAAACCCAAAAGCTTTACAAACGTCAGAGGTCTCTACTGGCAGGGCTCAGCGCTGATGGTTGttatgagagtgctggagcaggtgactGTGAGTCACAGTTACTGCTAGAAGTTTGGTTTCATTTGGATTGTGGCACGCTGAGAAaggcacttccagggaggagcaAAGGATGTGCACTTTGTGGGGAGGAGGAACTACAGAGGTGGCAGGGTGAGTTGCTACCAAAGGTGAATGCCTCAAGTGATTACCTGAGGAAGTTAGTTCAGAATAATCTGctctgaaatgctgctgctgtgcagttggTGTAAAGTGATGGTGTCATGATTTATCTGGTTCTTCTGGTCTCTGACCCAAAGTATGCTGCAATCAACGACTTGAAAGTGTTTCCCTGTTTGGTAACTTgatctgtggctctgtgcaagacacttggtgctgctggaagggaTGGTGACAGGGTTTTTTTAAGCACAGAAGTATAAATGCAGGCAGAAATCTTGGTGTTTCTGGTAGCTACCTTGAACAACATCCTAAATGCATAGGCACAGCCTATAGCCTGCTCGTGGTGTTTATAGGCTAGGGTAACAGATACACAACAAGGACTTCCCAACCTCTTCAGGTTGCTGTCAGAGCTCTAAGATGCATGGCGGAGCTTTAAAAGAGGGGTAAAAACCCCCAAGCTAAAGCAGCAATTCTGGAATAATTGATGTACTTGAAATATTAAAGAAACCTCAAGTACCTCTTAATGTTTAGAGTTTTGTGTTTCCACTTATCTATTCATCATCTTAGTGCTTGCTTCATGTTCTTCCTGGGACATCAAAAGATGGCATCAAAGAAGCCTATAAAGCTTTgtacttctgttttgtttgggaaAGACTGATAATGTTTGAAGGCTTTCATCAGCAGTATTTTAAGAGGATGGGGTTTTAATTGTCATTTGTACAGCACGTTGTTCTCTGCCAGTAACAGTTTAGAGCAGTCACCCTAAGTCACCTGGAAGGCTTGTTCTGCTTTTGTCTTGGAGCTCTCAGCTTAAGCAGTACTTGAACATTTTGCAAATTAAAGTTTCTCTCACTGAGCTAAGTATTCCTTCCCCAAAAGTCCGGTGGCAGCTCTCATCTGGGAACCCTCACATGGCCCAGGGCTGAAAGGCTTCTCTGTGAAGTAGCTGCTTGAGCAGTTTAAACCCAAGAATATGCTGTGGCTTGAaagggcagctctgcctccatgcttggagctggggatggtcagCCAAGCAGGTTTGCTGTTGCACTGTTCATCTGATTTATTCTTCCTCAGCGGCTGCTTTTCAGGTGAGAAGGTTCTGAGCAGGTCAGCAAACTGCTTTCATTTTAGAGAGTCAGGGGGTGTGAATGGAAGTAGCTATCAGAGGAAGGCTTTTTCAGTTCCTCATGGGAAAGGTTTGGTTTGCCGtacagatgctcagagggctggagcacctctgctgtgatgacaggctacaagagctggggctccacagcctggagaagactgtgaGACCCTATAGTTGCCATCTAGTATCTGagaggagcctacaggaaggctggggagggactatttacaaggtcttgtaatgacaggcagaggggagatttaaactggatgttagggaagcattctttacagtgagagtggtgagacactggcacaggttgcccagaggagttgtggaggtgttcaggaccacgttggatgaggccttgagcgacctgttctagtgggagatgtccctgcctatggtgggtgtttggaactggatgagctttgaggtctcttccaacctaaaccattctatgattctatattttagctgggggggggggttgatgTTATGTGGAGACAGTTTGGGACCTGAACTTACTTTTTATGGCCTCACACTTTAGAACCCACccaggtcttcaagaaaagactggatgaagcactcggtgccatggtctagttgactggatagggctgggtgctaggttggactggatgatcttgaaggtctcttgcaacctggttgattccatgattctgtgattgtaaccCGGAGCCCAGTGGCATTTTAACTGTAGAGCAGCTAGGTAGGTCTCATTGTGTGAAACTCAAGGGTTTGCTTAAAGAGCACTTTCCAAGGTTGAATCTCACTGACAGGGGAACAGTATACTCTGGGTTTGGTAGCACTTACAATGGGAGAGTGTGAAACTGCAGTGAAAGGATCGACCCTGTTCTTGAAGCCTTAACTTGTGCCGCAGAACACCTCTTTAATTTGAAGTTTGCTGCAAAGGAACTCAACAGGAACTCCAAAAAATGTgacaaagaagaaaaggctgagaaagctAAAATTAAGAAGGTAAGCAGTGAGGCTGCAACAAATGCATTGGGTCTGTTGCTTACACATTACAGCAGGGAAATAGCTGGTGTTTCTTCCACTTTCCTGGCATGCATCTTAGTAATAGCATGAGACATGCTTGTGACTTAAAATACCTGACTATAACTCTGCCCATACTCATTAGTAAGTGTGGGAATACATTCTtgtgtgtgctcttgtggcattCACTTCCTGAGAAGATGGTCTTGTGTGTACTTTCTTAGAGATTTGTCCTCAGAGTTACAGAATcctagaactgtttcagttagaaaaagcctttaagatcattgagtgcaaccaTTCTCTTCATGTTACCAAgcctggggctaaaccatgtccctcagcagcacatctctgcgCCTTAacccccagggatgatgattcaatcgcctctctgggcagcctgttcgaGTATTTGAGAGCCTTTTCAGTGAGTTTCttccaatatccaacctaaaccttccctggtgcagcttgaggccatttctttcTGTCCTATcccttgttactagggagaacagaccaacactCCTACCTTACTCCAGCTTCCTctcagggaattgtagagagtTAAGaaggtctctcttcagcctccttttctccagactaaacagcacccattccctcagccactcatcagaagacctcttctccagacccttcagcagctttgttgccctttaaGATTGAATATTTTTACTTTTAGTATTTAATGTTTATCATCTTGTATTAAAATGTTATATGAAGAGAAGCTTCAAAATAGTTTTTGAGTCCTTGAAGTAGGAAAGAGATGAAACTCTCTTGTCTGTGCTTTTGTCCATGAGATAAAAGCATACCAGCTGTATCTGGGTTTGAGTCTTGATACTGAAAAGACGTTTATGAATGAGAAAATGTTTCTGGAGCTCctgtaaaacaaaacaagtaaGAACTTGTTATGTGCTGCATGCCTCTCCCTTGGAAAGGAGCTAGGGCTTCGCATCTTGAAGTTTAAGAACTGCTGGGGGAGGAAGGATGggttttgattttggtttttgaTACAAAAGATCCTGTGCTTGTTTCAGAAATGAAATGGGCTATTCAGAAATCATGTCTCCAaaagcagggggggttgaaatgcattttctttgttcttttccaTCTTTCACCAGGCAATTCAGAAGGGTAACATGGAGGTGGCACGGATCCACGCGGAGAACGCGATCCGCCAGAAGAACCAAGCCATCAACTTCTTGCGGATGAGTGCCAGGGTAGATGCTGTGGCAGCAAGAGTTCAGACTGCAGTGACAATGGGCAAGGTAAGTCTGTTTTCACAGATCTGATACAAGGGTGAGACCTCTGATCTTCTCACAAGTGACTTAATTCTGTCTCTAACAAACTGAAAGGCTTCAGTCTGGATTTTAGCTAGAGCAATAGTAAATCAAGTGCTGGAATCCTCTTGGCAGCTGCTCTTTTGTAATAGCTTGCTGTGATTTGTAGCTAGTGACTTCTCTTGGCTGTTATTACTCACTGTGTTTTACTGCTTGAGATTATTTtgtaaagatcatagaatcatagaactgttttggttggaaaagacctttaacatcattgagtccaatcattctctaattctgccaagtctggtgctaaaccctgTTCCATagcaccacatccctgcatcttttaaatacctctagggatggggattcagccaccttcttggagagccttttccagtgttggaggaccctttcagtgaagaagtttcttctaatatccaacctaaacctcccctggtgcaacttgaggccttttcctcttggTCCTGTTACTTGTTACTAGGCACATAGAGATTGTTCTTCTCCCTACATTGTCATAAAGTAGGGCCTGTGACTCCAGAAGCCCTTTTCAGCTTGGGTTGTTTAAAGTACACTACCATACTGCTCTTCAACCAGAGCTTATTCTCTCTGGATAAGAGATTTTGGTAAAAACgtgctctttcttctttctttgtacTAATTTCCTTTACCTCATTTCAGGTAACAAAGTCGATGGCAGGGGTAGTTAAGTCTATGGATGCCACACTGAAGAGCATGAACTTGGAAAAGGTAAATTGTAGAATaagtaaggttggaaaagacctctgaaatcAAGTCCAAAAATGGTCTTGCTGCACATCAAAAGCAAaaaagggcagtgggcacatTTTACAAAGGGAAATTCCCATCTAGAGAAAAGGTTTTGTGATGAGATTGGTAGAGCCTGAGATTAGTTGGCCAGTGTGGTTGTGATGTCATCATTATATGTAGATGGTCAGACCTTgactggacacagccctgacCAACCTGCTTGGGCTGCAGTGTAGAATCAACTTAAAAGTTGGCACAGGGAAAGGAGACAAGTTTCTGATCTCCAGAAGCTGCTTGCCCTTGTATTGTGATGCTGATTTTTTTGCCAGCTGGAATTTATCTTGCAGATCATTGATTTGATTCCGATTTTTTTTTGTAGATCTCTGCACTAATGGATAAATTTGAGCATCAGTTTGAAACATTGGATGTTCAGACACAACAGATGGAAGACACAATGAGCAACACAACCACACTAACAACGCCACAGGTAAGAACAGTCAATCTGCTTTAAAAGGCAACCTGTGTCTAAACTGTGTGGAAATAGCCAGTTCTcttccttccacctcctctgagacacagcagcaactggaatctttcccctttttccttctttgtggTGAAGAATCTATTTCAAATGATAGTCACAAGTACAGAAGATCACATCTCTGCATTTTAATCTATTTCAGTCTTACAGCAGGCTTTATTTTATGTTATACCTTGAATTTTAACCCTCCTACTCAATAAGCAGCATTTTGATGAGTTCTTCATAGACTTGTGAAGCACAACACACTGCAGCATTAATAATCAAAGCACAAATATGCTGTGAGGAGGTCAATAATTCCAACTCTCTGATGCTAACAGAAAATACATTAGTCACCACCACACTTCAGTAGTAAATGCAAAGGGAAGGTTGTTAATTACCTGCTTCCAATTTATGGACGTGTGTTTGCTGAACCAAATCCTTAAACAGTATTTAGCATAGTTAAGAATTCCT
This genomic window from Pogoniulus pusillus isolate bPogPus1 chromosome 19, bPogPus1.pri, whole genome shotgun sequence contains:
- the CHMP1B gene encoding charged multivesicular body protein 1b, with amino-acid sequence MSNMEKHLFNLKFAAKELNRNSKKCDKEEKAEKAKIKKAIQKGNMEVARIHAENAIRQKNQAINFLRMSARVDAVAARVQTAVTMGKVTKSMAGVVKSMDATLKSMNLEKISALMDKFEHQFETLDVQTQQMEDTMSNTTTLTTPQNQVDMLLQEMADEAGLDLNMELPQGQTGSVGTSVASAEQDELSQRLARLRDQV